One Telluria mixta DNA window includes the following coding sequences:
- a CDS encoding RsmB/NOP family class I SAM-dependent RNA methyltransferase: MRLPPAILGNAEEVLREILRFTSPADVTLSRYFKDHPRLGGRERGAIAECVYAVLRHKSFFTDFAGTGASMRRLTVLGMAEAIGADSLGGLTEDETALLARIKDIDRSLLPPKKQANLPDWLYDKFVAQYGEEETLALAAVLNTPAPLDLRVNSLKSDRDKVIAELATAPIAAEPTPYSALGLRIWKKPALQNLPLFKEGAIEVQDEGSQVLAQLLGARRGEMVVDFCAGAGGKTLAIGAIMRSTGRLYAFDVSEKRLTKLKPRLARSGLSNVHPVVIAHERDAKVKRLAGKIDRVLVDAPCSGMGTLRRNPDVKWRQQPEGIAELTEKQASILDGAARLVKFGGRLVYATCSLLDEENEGIVQGFLASHPDFELVPMHKVLAEQRIPLEMGDYLKMLPHKHGTDGFFAAVLERKAAPAKAVADESDEDAASE; the protein is encoded by the coding sequence ATGAGATTGCCACCCGCGATACTCGGCAATGCTGAAGAGGTATTGCGCGAGATCCTGCGCTTTACTTCGCCCGCCGACGTCACCCTGTCGCGCTACTTCAAGGACCACCCCCGCCTCGGCGGACGCGAACGCGGCGCCATCGCCGAATGCGTCTATGCCGTGCTGCGCCATAAATCGTTCTTCACCGATTTCGCCGGTACCGGCGCGTCGATGCGCCGTCTCACCGTGCTGGGCATGGCGGAAGCCATCGGCGCCGATTCGCTGGGCGGCCTGACGGAAGACGAAACGGCCCTGCTGGCGCGCATCAAGGACATCGACCGTTCGCTGCTGCCGCCGAAGAAGCAGGCGAACCTGCCCGACTGGCTGTACGACAAATTCGTCGCCCAGTACGGCGAAGAAGAGACGCTGGCCCTGGCCGCCGTGCTGAATACGCCGGCACCGCTGGACCTGCGCGTGAATTCGCTGAAATCGGACCGCGACAAGGTCATCGCCGAACTGGCGACCGCCCCGATCGCCGCCGAGCCGACGCCGTACTCGGCGCTGGGCCTGCGCATCTGGAAAAAGCCGGCGCTGCAGAACCTGCCGCTGTTCAAGGAAGGCGCGATCGAAGTCCAGGACGAGGGCAGCCAGGTGCTGGCCCAGCTGCTGGGCGCGCGCCGCGGCGAGATGGTCGTCGACTTTTGCGCCGGTGCCGGCGGCAAGACGCTGGCCATCGGCGCCATCATGCGCAGCACGGGCCGCCTGTATGCCTTCGACGTGTCGGAAAAGCGCCTGACCAAGCTGAAACCGCGACTGGCGCGCAGCGGGCTGTCGAACGTGCATCCGGTCGTCATCGCACACGAACGTGACGCGAAAGTGAAGCGTTTGGCCGGCAAGATCGACCGCGTCCTCGTCGATGCGCCGTGCTCCGGCATGGGTACCCTGCGCCGCAACCCTGACGTGAAATGGCGTCAGCAGCCGGAAGGTATCGCGGAGTTGACGGAAAAACAGGCCTCGATCCTGGACGGCGCCGCACGCCTCGTGAAATTCGGCGGCCGCCTCGTCTATGCGACGTGCAGCCTGCTGGACGAAGAAAACGAGGGCATCGTGCAGGGCTTCCTCGCCTCGCATCCGGATTTCGAGCTGGTGCCGATGCACAAGGTCCTGGCCGAACAACGCATCCCGCTGGAGATGGGCGATTACCTCAAGATGCTGCCGCACAAGCACGGCACGGACGGCTTCTTTGCCGCCGTGCTGGAGCGCAAGGCTGCGCCCGCCAAGGCCGTCGCCGACGAGTCCGACGAAGACGCTGCTTCGGAGTAA
- a CDS encoding mechanosensitive ion channel family protein: MPLTNLIDDLLDDLSRPGMPWQVGSIVAAILFGWLSAQLVRVWWRRRRGEDGSLLHTGVESFTRVVAPLLVVGLLYLAQVVLTKTHFHTNIVKVAIPVFWSLAAIRLVFYLLRRVFARRGHLGQTLVTFEKIFALVAWLAVALYITGLWPDIFDFLDSYKIQFGPKKSNSVTLADIAQAVASVVVMLMLALWAGAALEERLMGVHALHSSLRVALARLGRALMIVGAVLLSLNLVGIDLTVLSVFGGALGVGLGLGMQRIASNYVSGFIILLERSLSIGDMITVSTFTGKVTQINTRYTVLQGLDGVETVLPNELLISGPVQNQSLTTRRVRASTKITVAYGSDLEQVMPQLVAQAVGTPRVLEDPAPGISLSRFGPDGYELDLGFWIADPENGQGGVVSEINKKIYALVQSGDIKLGYPSVDTRLLDSHIASVVARITQPAQNS; the protein is encoded by the coding sequence ATGCCGCTGACCAACCTGATCGATGACCTGCTCGACGACCTGAGCCGCCCCGGCATGCCGTGGCAGGTCGGGTCCATCGTCGCGGCCATCCTGTTCGGCTGGCTCAGCGCGCAACTGGTCCGCGTGTGGTGGCGCCGCCGCCGCGGCGAGGACGGCAGCCTGCTGCACACGGGCGTGGAAAGTTTTACGCGCGTCGTGGCGCCGCTGCTCGTCGTCGGCCTGCTGTACCTGGCGCAGGTCGTGCTGACCAAGACCCACTTCCACACGAACATCGTCAAGGTGGCGATCCCCGTGTTCTGGTCGCTGGCCGCCATCCGCCTCGTGTTCTACCTGCTGCGCCGCGTGTTTGCGCGGCGCGGACACCTCGGACAGACGCTCGTCACGTTCGAAAAGATCTTCGCGCTCGTCGCGTGGCTCGCGGTGGCGTTGTACATCACGGGCCTGTGGCCGGACATCTTCGATTTCCTCGACAGCTACAAGATCCAGTTCGGACCGAAGAAATCCAACAGCGTCACCCTGGCCGACATCGCGCAGGCCGTCGCGTCCGTCGTCGTGATGCTGATGCTGGCGCTGTGGGCCGGCGCCGCGCTGGAAGAGCGGTTGATGGGCGTGCACGCGCTGCACAGCTCGCTGCGGGTGGCGCTGGCACGCCTGGGCCGCGCGCTGATGATCGTCGGCGCCGTGCTGCTGAGCCTGAACCTGGTCGGCATCGATTTGACCGTGCTGTCCGTGTTCGGCGGTGCTTTAGGCGTCGGCCTCGGTCTCGGCATGCAGAGAATTGCCAGCAACTACGTGTCCGGCTTCATCATCCTGCTGGAACGGAGCCTGTCCATCGGCGACATGATCACGGTCAGCACGTTCACCGGCAAAGTCACGCAGATCAACACGCGCTACACCGTGTTGCAGGGCCTGGACGGCGTCGAGACCGTGTTGCCGAACGAGCTACTGATTTCCGGCCCCGTCCAAAACCAGTCGCTGACGACGCGCAGGGTGCGCGCGTCGACGAAAATCACGGTGGCCTATGGCTCCGACCTGGAGCAGGTGATGCCGCAGCTGGTGGCGCAGGCCGTCGGCACGCCGCGCGTGCTGGAAGATCCGGCGCCCGGCATTTCGCTGTCGCGCTTCGGTCCGGATGGCTACGAGCTCGACCTGGGCTTCTGGATCGCCGATCCGGAGAACGGGCAGGGCGGTGTCGTGTCGGAAATCAACAAGAAAATCTATGCCCTCGTGCAGTCGGGCGACATCAAATTGGGCTATCCGTCCGTTGATACACGCCTCCTCGACTCCCATATAGCATCGGTTGTGGCGCGGATCACGCAGCCCGCGCAGAATTCTTAG